A DNA window from Ornithinimicrobium humiphilum contains the following coding sequences:
- a CDS encoding DUF427 domain-containing protein: MRQELLRPSSTTTVCPWKGTASYYSLEVGGRQNPDAVWTYRDPKPAASQIAGRVAFWRGVDVIA, encoded by the coding sequence GTGCGGCAGGAGCTCCTGCGCCCATCCTCGACCACGACGGTCTGCCCCTGGAAGGGCACGGCCTCCTACTACTCCCTCGAGGTCGGTGGCCGCCAGAACCCCGACGCGGTCTGGACCTACCGCGACCCGAAGCCGGCCGCGTCGCAGATCGCGGGCCGGGTGGCGTTCTGGAGAGGCGTCGACGTCATCGCCTGA